The Pseudomonas wenzhouensis genome has a segment encoding these proteins:
- a CDS encoding AMP-binding protein, whose protein sequence is MTLQLPLQRFNHWLDRQPDAVWLRQPVEGVWHDFTWRQVDEQARRLASALLALGCVPGERVALLAKNCAEWFISDLAIQQAGLVSVPLYPLQAPEQIAYVLEHAGCKVILVGKLDEPEKLATGIAAHITRIAMPYPTMPADYQWQALLAAHEPLPGGHLQRGDDLLSILYTSGTTGQPKGVMLSAHAMAFSAANATAELNMTPQDQFFSYLPLSHAAERFLVEFNSLYCGAPVAFVESLETFASDLRQVRPTVFFSVPRLWTRFQQGVLEKLPAQRLERLLRIPLLGRLLARKVRAGLGLDRARVLVSGAAAISTGLLEWYQRLGMTICEGYGMTEHFAYGCFNRPGQVRFGTVGRPMPHLEVRIDASGEILLRSETLMQGYYREPEKTAQTLKDGWLHTGDRGQLDDAGYLRITGRVKDIFKTSKGKYVAPAPIEGEIAKSHWVEQVCLMGSNLDQPLALIELSPVARQQPRELLTQSLAEHLCALNQRLAAHERVSHFYLVSAAWTVDNGSMTPTMKIRRNVLEMRYAEVIAGLPGEQVIVWED, encoded by the coding sequence ATGACCCTGCAACTGCCACTGCAACGCTTCAATCACTGGCTGGATCGCCAGCCCGATGCCGTCTGGTTGCGTCAGCCCGTCGAGGGTGTGTGGCATGACTTCACCTGGCGTCAGGTCGATGAACAGGCGCGGCGCCTGGCCAGTGCGCTGCTGGCGCTGGGCTGCGTACCGGGTGAGCGCGTCGCCCTGCTGGCGAAGAACTGCGCCGAGTGGTTCATCAGCGATCTGGCCATTCAGCAGGCCGGGCTGGTCAGCGTGCCACTGTATCCGCTGCAGGCGCCGGAGCAGATCGCCTATGTGCTCGAACATGCCGGCTGCAAGGTCATCCTGGTTGGCAAACTGGACGAACCGGAGAAACTGGCCACGGGGATCGCCGCGCATATCACCCGCATCGCCATGCCTTACCCGACCATGCCGGCCGACTACCAGTGGCAGGCCTTGCTGGCCGCGCACGAGCCCCTGCCCGGGGGGCACCTGCAGCGTGGTGATGATCTGCTGTCGATTCTCTACACCTCCGGCACCACCGGGCAGCCCAAGGGGGTGATGCTGTCGGCGCACGCCATGGCATTTTCCGCCGCCAATGCCACGGCCGAGCTGAACATGACGCCGCAGGATCAATTCTTCTCCTACCTGCCGTTGTCGCATGCCGCCGAGCGTTTTCTGGTGGAGTTCAACAGCCTGTATTGCGGCGCGCCGGTGGCCTTCGTCGAGTCGCTGGAGACCTTCGCCAGCGACCTGCGCCAGGTGCGTCCGACCGTGTTCTTTTCGGTGCCACGGCTGTGGACACGCTTTCAGCAGGGTGTGTTGGAGAAGCTGCCAGCGCAGCGCCTCGAGCGCCTGCTGCGCATCCCGCTGCTGGGGCGGCTGTTGGCACGCAAGGTGCGCGCCGGGCTTGGGCTCGATCGTGCGCGTGTGCTGGTGTCGGGGGCAGCGGCGATTTCCACCGGCCTGCTGGAGTGGTACCAGCGCCTGGGCATGACCATTTGCGAGGGCTACGGCATGACCGAGCACTTCGCCTATGGCTGCTTCAATCGACCGGGGCAGGTGCGCTTCGGCACCGTGGGCAGGCCGATGCCGCATCTTGAGGTGCGTATCGATGCCAGCGGCGAGATTCTGCTGCGCAGCGAAACGCTGATGCAGGGGTATTACCGTGAGCCGGAAAAAACGGCGCAAACCCTCAAGGACGGCTGGCTGCACACCGGTGATCGCGGCCAGTTGGACGATGCGGGCTACCTGCGCATTACCGGGCGGGTGAAGGACATCTTCAAGACCAGCAAGGGTAAATATGTGGCGCCGGCTCCCATCGAGGGCGAGATCGCCAAGAGTCACTGGGTCGAACAGGTGTGCCTGATGGGCAGCAACCTCGATCAGCCGCTGGCACTGATCGAACTCTCGCCAGTCGCCCGCCAGCAGCCGCGTGAGCTGCTGACCCAGTCACTTGCCGAGCACTTGTGCGCGCTCAACCAACGGCTGGCAGCGCATGAGCGCGTCAGTCATTTCTATCTGGTCAGCGCGGCCTGGACAGTGGATAACGGCAGCATGACGCCGACCATGAAGATTCGCCGCAACGTGCTGGAAATGCGCTATGCCGAGGTCATTGCCGGCCTGCCAGGCGAGCAGGTCATTGTCTGGGAAGATTGA
- a CDS encoding CaiB/BaiF CoA transferase family protein produces the protein MSGPLSSLKILDFSTLLPGPFASLLLADMGAEVLRVESPTRMDLVRVLPPHDGGASTSHAYLNRNKRSIALDLKRPEAVEVVKRLVSEYDIVLEQFRPGVMDKLGVGYAALKAINPRLIYVSITGYGQSGPYRDRAGHDINYLALAGIASYTGRRDSGPLPLGVQLADLAGGSLHGVIGLLAAVVQRQVTGQGQQVDVSMTDCAFSLHGMAGAGYLGAGVEPGMENQALNGGSFYDYYRTRDGRWFSVGSLEPQFMQQFCAAIGRPELAARGLSLKPEDQQALKREIEIEFEKRDFAQWCEVFAGIDACVEPMLPLSEAAEHPQIKARGLVVEVPREGLPAQPQLACPLKFSEGLPPPRHVGAAVGAHTAEVLTELGYDAEQITALRRAGALG, from the coding sequence ATGTCTGGCCCGTTGTCATCGCTGAAGATTCTCGATTTCTCCACCCTGCTGCCGGGGCCGTTCGCCTCGCTGCTGCTGGCCGATATGGGCGCCGAGGTGTTGCGGGTGGAATCGCCCACGCGCATGGATCTGGTGCGCGTGCTGCCGCCGCACGATGGCGGCGCTTCCACCAGCCACGCCTACCTCAACCGCAACAAGCGCAGCATCGCCCTCGATCTCAAACGCCCTGAGGCGGTCGAGGTGGTCAAGCGCCTGGTCAGTGAGTACGACATCGTGCTCGAACAGTTTCGCCCCGGTGTGATGGACAAGCTGGGCGTCGGCTATGCCGCGCTCAAGGCGATCAACCCACGGCTGATCTATGTGTCGATCACGGGTTACGGACAGAGCGGGCCATACCGTGACCGCGCCGGGCATGACATCAACTACCTGGCGCTGGCCGGGATCGCCAGCTACACCGGGCGGCGCGACAGCGGGCCATTGCCGCTTGGCGTGCAACTGGCCGACCTGGCCGGCGGCTCGCTGCATGGCGTGATCGGCCTGCTCGCGGCCGTGGTGCAGCGCCAGGTCACAGGCCAGGGGCAGCAGGTCGACGTGAGCATGACCGACTGCGCGTTCAGCCTGCACGGCATGGCGGGGGCCGGTTACCTCGGCGCCGGCGTCGAGCCGGGCATGGAAAACCAGGCGCTCAACGGCGGCAGTTTTTATGATTACTACCGCACCCGTGATGGGCGCTGGTTCTCCGTCGGCAGTCTGGAGCCGCAGTTCATGCAGCAGTTCTGCGCCGCCATTGGCCGGCCTGAACTGGCGGCGCGCGGCCTGTCGCTCAAGCCTGAAGATCAGCAAGCGCTCAAGCGCGAGATCGAAATCGAGTTCGAGAAGCGTGATTTCGCCCAGTGGTGCGAAGTGTTCGCCGGCATCGACGCCTGCGTCGAGCCCATGCTGCCACTGTCCGAGGCGGCCGAGCATCCGCAGATCAAGGCGCGTGGGCTGGTTGTCGAGGTGCCGCGCGAAGGCTTGCCCGCGCAGCCGCAACTGGCCTGCCCGCTGAAGTTCTCCGAGGGCTTGCCGCCACCCCGGCATGTCGGAGCGGCGGTTGGCGCGCATACCGCCGAAGTG